In Pan troglodytes isolate AG18354 chromosome 21, NHGRI_mPanTro3-v2.0_pri, whole genome shotgun sequence, one genomic interval encodes:
- the NAA20 gene encoding N-alpha-acetyltransferase 20, with translation MTTLRAFTCDDLFRFNNINLDPLTETYGIPFYLQYLAHWPEYFIVAEAPGGELMGYIMGKAEGSVAREEWHGHVTALSVAPEFRRLGLAAKLMELLEEISERKGGFFVDLFVRVSNQVAVNMYKQLGYSVYRTVIEYYSASNGEPDEDAYDMRKALSRDTEKKSIIPLPHPVRPEDIE, from the exons ATGACCACGCTACGGGCCTTCACCTGCGACGACCTGTTCCGCTTCAACAACAT TAACTTGGATCCACTTACAGAAACT TATGGGATTCCTTTCTACCTACAATACCTCGCCCACTGGCCAGAGTATTTCATTGTTGCAGAGGCACCTGGTGGAGAATTAATGGGTTATA tTATGGGTAAAGCAGAAGGCTCAGTAGCTAGGGAAGAATGGCACGGGCACGTCACAGCTCTGTCTGTTGCCCCAGAATTTCGACGCCTTGGTTTGGCTGCTAAACTTATGGAGTTACTAGAGGAGATTTCAGAAAG aaagggtgGATTTTTTGTCGATCTCTTTGTAAGAGTATCTAACCAAGTTGCAGTTAACATGTACAAGCAGTTGGGCTACAGTGTATATAGGACGGTCATAGAGTACTATTCGGCCAGCAACGGGGAGCCTGATGAGGACGCTTATG ATATGAGGAAAGCACTTTCCAGGGATACTGAGAAGAAATCCATCATACCATTACCTCATCCTGTGAGGCCTGAAGACATTGAATAA